A part of Caloramator mitchellensis genomic DNA contains:
- a CDS encoding DHH family phosphoesterase, which produces MDNKFRNFIPNVKIYMIIIAILLIIIAYFNIYIFYFGLSIYILLLFYNFKSVKLKKDEFFKLIEDISSNIDVAGRNTLSKIPIPLVIADNDGKMIWANNPFIENVFKNPHGKKIDTLIGEINLTKISEKNINELSKVKIEDEYYDVMINIVKSKSSSRKNIYIFYFINKTDYYNLLENHNERKMVVALIEVDNHDEVLKSMEEINRPLLIAEIDKKINTFTSSLNALVRKYDVNKYVVVFEEQFVSKLIDSKFAILDEVREISFGNKIPVTLSIGVGINGDNPYKTHQYAIAAKDLALGRGGDQAVVKDGDRLLFFGGRSKEVEKRTRVKARVIAHAISELINQSTEVIIMGHESPDLDSMGAALGMYRGCKLKGKNTYIMLNKVNKSIEKIMEKVNNRGYEGVFITNETANLIVKETTLIIVVDVHRKSFVEYPELLDKVRNIVVIDHHRKSVDFIDNATISYIEPYASSTAELVTELIQYMVEKVELKDVEAQALMVGIYVDTKNFTHKTGTRTFEAAGFLKKMGADLIEVKKLFADDFKTFIQRVELIKSAEIKNGIAIALHRGHVDNFIIVPQAADDLLKIDGIEASFVLANVDNEVMISGRSLGDINVQLILESIGGGGHMTIAGARLSNISIDDAKKLLEQAINKYLKESDKR; this is translated from the coding sequence ATGGATAATAAATTTAGAAATTTTATCCCGAATGTAAAAATCTATATGATTATAATAGCTATTCTGTTAATTATAATCGCCTATTTCAACATCTATATATTTTATTTTGGTTTGTCTATATATATACTTCTTCTATTTTACAACTTCAAGAGTGTAAAGTTGAAGAAGGATGAGTTTTTTAAGCTAATAGAAGATATATCCAGCAATATAGATGTTGCAGGCAGAAATACTCTGTCAAAGATACCAATACCCCTTGTTATTGCAGATAACGACGGAAAGATGATTTGGGCAAACAACCCCTTTATTGAAAATGTTTTTAAAAATCCACATGGAAAAAAGATAGATACTTTAATTGGGGAAATTAATCTAACAAAAATATCCGAAAAAAATATCAACGAGTTATCAAAAGTAAAGATTGAGGATGAGTATTACGATGTAATGATTAATATAGTTAAATCAAAATCCTCGAGCAGAAAAAATATTTATATATTTTACTTTATAAACAAAACCGACTACTATAATCTTCTTGAAAACCACAATGAAAGAAAGATGGTAGTTGCACTTATTGAAGTAGACAACCACGATGAAGTTCTAAAGAGCATGGAGGAGATAAACAGACCCCTTTTAATTGCTGAAATAGATAAGAAAATAAATACATTTACAAGCAGCCTTAATGCCCTTGTAAGAAAATACGATGTAAACAAATATGTAGTTGTATTTGAAGAACAATTCGTTTCAAAACTAATTGACAGCAAATTTGCTATTCTTGATGAGGTAAGAGAAATTTCGTTTGGAAACAAAATACCTGTAACTCTAAGCATTGGTGTTGGAATTAATGGTGACAATCCATATAAAACTCACCAGTATGCAATAGCTGCTAAGGACTTGGCACTTGGAAGAGGTGGGGACCAGGCAGTCGTAAAGGATGGCGATAGGCTCTTATTTTTCGGTGGTAGGAGCAAGGAAGTGGAAAAAAGAACAAGAGTTAAGGCAAGGGTTATTGCCCATGCTATATCCGAGCTTATAAACCAGTCAACTGAAGTTATAATAATGGGACATGAATCACCAGACCTTGATTCAATGGGGGCAGCGCTTGGAATGTATAGAGGCTGCAAACTAAAGGGAAAGAATACCTATATAATGCTTAATAAGGTAAATAAATCCATTGAAAAAATAATGGAAAAAGTTAATAATAGAGGATATGAGGGTGTATTCATAACAAATGAAACAGCTAATTTAATAGTAAAAGAAACTACCCTAATAATAGTAGTTGATGTTCACAGAAAAAGTTTTGTTGAATATCCCGAACTTTTAGATAAAGTAAGAAATATAGTAGTCATAGACCACCACAGAAAGAGCGTTGATTTTATTGATAATGCAACCATTTCATATATTGAGCCATATGCCTCATCAACTGCTGAACTGGTAACTGAGCTAATTCAATATATGGTAGAAAAGGTAGAATTAAAGGATGTTGAGGCTCAGGCTTTAATGGTTGGAATATATGTAGATACTAAAAATTTCACCCACAAAACAGGAACAAGAACATTTGAAGCAGCAGGTTTTCTAAAGAAGATGGGAGCCGACCTTATAGAGGTTAAAAAACTTTTTGCTGATGATTTTAAAACATTTATACAAAGAGTAGAACTTATAAAAAGTGCAGAAATAAAAAATGGAATAGCCATTGCACTTCATAGGGGACATGTAGACAATTTTATTATAGTTCCTCAGGCAGCCGATGACCTTTTAAAAATCGATGGTATTGAGGCGTCCTTCGTGCTTGCAAATGTAGATAACGAAGTTATGATAAGCGGAAGGTCGCTTGGAGATATAAATGTCCAGCTAATACTTGAGAGCATTGGCGGCGGAGGGCATATGACAATTGCAGGTGCAAGATTATCAAATATTTCTATAGACGATGCTAAAAAGCTATTAGAACAAGCTATAAATAAATATCTAAAGGAGAGTGACAAAAGATGA
- the rplI gene encoding 50S ribosomal protein L9: MKVILNADVKGVGKKGDVVNVSDGYARNFLFPRNLAIEATEGSLRQVQAQKAMEEQKKKEELQKAKELAKKISELTVELTVKAGENGKLFGSITSKDIAEQLKKQHGIEIDKKKIELDDAIKMAGVYNVEIKVYPEVSAKLKVNIKAQ, translated from the coding sequence ATGAAGGTAATACTTAATGCAGATGTTAAAGGTGTTGGAAAAAAGGGAGATGTTGTTAACGTATCCGATGGATACGCAAGAAATTTTTTATTTCCAAGAAACCTTGCAATAGAAGCAACTGAAGGAAGTTTAAGACAGGTTCAAGCTCAAAAGGCAATGGAAGAGCAAAAAAAGAAGGAAGAACTTCAAAAGGCTAAGGAACTTGCAAAGAAAATATCTGAACTTACAGTTGAGTTAACTGTTAAGGCTGGAGAAAATGGAAAATTGTTTGGTTCAATAACTTCTAAGGATATAGCAGAACAACTTAAAAAGCAGCATGGAATTGAAATAGACAAGAAAAAGATTGAACTTGACGATGCGATTAAAATGGCTGGGGTATATAATGTTGAAATTAAAGTTTACCCAGAGGTTTCGGCAAAGCTCAAGGTAAACATTAAAGCGCAGTAA